A genomic window from Chitinophaga pollutisoli includes:
- a CDS encoding SusD/RagB family nutrient-binding outer membrane lipoprotein produces MTFSRIGKNIRSISLISAAAATLALGGCTKDFMETNSDPNRLESITPGTLLNPTIYGAATYGMSRSRSFTFDLMQVAGPFPNENVDDQIFLYDFREDVGNGIWTTGYKWLANAREIELSAAKLGNSNYLAIALTLKAWMYSVLTDCFGDVPMSNALSGEDGKFFPTFDKQEDVYKTLLADLERADTIYGKGSTATYAADILYANDFTKWRKFTNSLRLRLLLRSAGKMPENYGKMAEIINNAAAHPIFTANADAAVLNITGSVPNISPWSRPQDFSTGRVWFDFFMKNLNDVNDPRLKLFASVARGKDNANLGYKGLPVSYMEPQTVMDYTPSGLLQRLVIAPMIVPIMSFAEVEFIKAELAQKGHITTSAEDHYKSGVKAAIEMWGGVMPTNYFDAPAAQYDGTLSRIMLQKYYALFFTDYQQWFEHRRTGFPVLPKTSFMFNNGNMPARMYYPTTVRIYNTENYLKAVQQIGGDRLDVKVWWQQ; encoded by the coding sequence ATGACATTCTCCCGCATAGGTAAAAATATCCGTTCCATCAGTCTGATTTCCGCGGCTGCCGCTACCCTGGCGCTTGGCGGTTGCACCAAGGACTTCATGGAAACCAACTCCGACCCGAACCGTCTTGAAAGCATTACGCCGGGCACGCTACTCAATCCTACCATCTACGGCGCAGCGACTTATGGCATGAGCCGCAGCCGGTCCTTCACTTTCGATCTGATGCAAGTGGCAGGACCTTTCCCCAACGAAAATGTGGACGACCAGATATTCCTGTATGATTTCCGGGAAGACGTAGGCAATGGTATATGGACTACAGGTTACAAATGGCTGGCCAATGCCCGCGAGATCGAATTGAGCGCCGCGAAATTGGGCAATAGCAACTATCTGGCTATCGCGCTAACCCTCAAAGCCTGGATGTATTCGGTTCTGACTGACTGCTTTGGCGACGTACCCATGAGCAACGCGCTCAGTGGTGAAGACGGCAAGTTCTTCCCGACGTTCGACAAGCAGGAAGATGTGTATAAAACCTTGCTGGCCGACCTGGAAAGAGCCGATACTATTTACGGCAAGGGTTCTACCGCAACTTATGCGGCAGACATCCTGTATGCCAACGACTTTACCAAATGGAGGAAGTTCACCAACTCCCTTCGCCTTCGCCTGCTGCTGCGTTCCGCCGGTAAAATGCCGGAGAACTATGGTAAAATGGCCGAGATCATCAATAATGCAGCCGCGCATCCTATCTTTACGGCCAACGCTGATGCCGCGGTGCTCAATATTACTGGTTCCGTGCCGAATATTTCACCGTGGAGCCGTCCGCAGGACTTCAGTACCGGCCGCGTATGGTTCGATTTCTTCATGAAAAATCTGAACGACGTGAATGATCCGCGACTTAAACTTTTCGCCAGCGTAGCCCGCGGGAAGGATAATGCCAATCTCGGATACAAAGGATTGCCCGTCAGCTATATGGAGCCGCAGACGGTGATGGACTATACACCTTCCGGCCTCCTGCAGCGCCTGGTAATCGCGCCGATGATCGTGCCGATCATGAGCTTTGCAGAAGTGGAATTTATTAAAGCCGAACTGGCGCAGAAAGGTCATATCACCACATCGGCGGAAGATCATTACAAAAGCGGTGTGAAAGCGGCGATTGAAATGTGGGGAGGTGTGATGCCGACCAATTATTTCGACGCACCCGCGGCGCAATATGATGGAACACTTTCCCGTATTATGTTACAGAAGTATTATGCGCTGTTTTTCACCGATTACCAGCAATGGTTCGAACACCGCCGCACTGGTTTCCCGGTGTTGCCGAAAACGTCGTTCATGTTCAATAACGGCAATATGCCGGCGCGCATGTACTATCCTACCACTGTCAGAATCTATAATACCGAGAACTATCTGAAAGCAGTGCAGCAGATTGGTGGCGACAGGCTGGATGTAAAAGTTTGGTGGCAACAATAA
- a CDS encoding SusC/RagA family TonB-linked outer membrane protein: MKKKLLQLLACIFCCAGLFLPGQLYAQAEMPVKGTVRTADNGSLMPGVTILANGKLVGMTDENGSFSINITEKGTPLVFSMIGYEKLTYIVNDIQPQLKLTMKSSSSSLNEVVVTALGIKRAEKALGYAQQTVGSEALTDARPNNWSEALRGKVAGLNIAGLGGPLNSQEIRLRGESSLTTNGNAALVVVDGIPVNGGLTTSGASNMYMGGDASIDVPVDFGNGIADINPDDIESISVLKGPGATALYGSRAANGAVLITTKSGKTRKGLGISLNSNNSWDVITRWPDYQYEYGQGDGKTNYNADGEMFYSYGVSADGRNTGGSSSAFGPKFNGQMYYQYDPTRFGQGAERTPWVPYKDNRKSYWQTGRTSTNSITLDNSGDLGTVRASLTHTDNKWIMPSMGFKRTTASVNAGYKISSKIKVSSVVNYTNKTSDNLPGLGYNNHSIAYFMIFQNPNVDLNWYRPLWRPGFEGIDMIRPYSSFIDNPFAMTDEIKNGLRSNQLTGNLKVDAQITPKISLMLRSGINTNQQARDQRRPWDINRYGQGFYQTQQVYSQEINSDFLLSYRDAFNNGNFTLNASVGANSMTSQYKRNDNTLIGLVVPGVYKMTNGIGNPLVATYDADKKVNSVYGLINMGYRERIFLDLTGRNDWSSTLPQENWSFFYPSANLSVILSEMIQMPEAVSFAKYRLSAAQVGNDTDPYRTNKYYNRSDFPSSAEAPTQLYNLHFKPEIATSIETGLDLGFFKNRLRVDASVYQTNTKNQILSVPLEHSSGFSSAILNSGEIRNRGVELIVTATPVKTKHFSWNVIATWATTRSKVISLDPRLGGKLSIMGSSSATLTAVEGEIASALYGLKFERAPDGQIVYSNGLPVVTQTTEYIGDTNPDWRAGLVNNLTYKNFRLSATFDGQYGGILYSHSHHKMTEQGKLKHTLKGREEGWIVGEGVEKKADGSYAPNTTRVRPADYYAQYYRLNNTEANSFNASWLKFREVSVEYSLPAKLVGNSFLKGASVAVYGRNLAVWSDFPIYDPEVATQAGGTGILTGVEVGQMPNPATFGFNLKVKL; the protein is encoded by the coding sequence ATGAAGAAAAAATTACTACAGTTACTCGCCTGCATCTTTTGCTGCGCGGGATTGTTTTTGCCGGGCCAGCTTTATGCACAAGCCGAAATGCCGGTAAAAGGCACGGTTCGGACGGCGGACAACGGCTCCCTCATGCCCGGGGTCACCATCCTTGCCAACGGCAAACTGGTAGGGATGACCGACGAGAACGGTTCCTTTTCCATCAACATTACCGAAAAAGGCACCCCGCTCGTTTTCTCCATGATCGGTTATGAAAAACTTACCTACATCGTTAACGATATCCAGCCCCAGCTGAAACTCACCATGAAATCCTCGTCCAGCAGCCTGAACGAAGTAGTGGTGACCGCACTGGGCATCAAACGTGCCGAAAAGGCGCTCGGCTACGCCCAGCAAACCGTTGGATCAGAAGCCCTCACCGACGCGCGCCCCAACAACTGGTCGGAAGCCCTGCGCGGTAAAGTTGCCGGCCTCAACATCGCCGGCCTCGGCGGCCCCCTGAACTCCCAGGAAATCCGCCTCCGCGGCGAAAGCTCCCTTACTACCAACGGTAACGCTGCCCTGGTAGTGGTCGACGGTATCCCCGTTAACGGTGGCCTCACCACTTCCGGCGCCTCCAACATGTACATGGGTGGCGACGCTTCCATCGACGTACCCGTGGATTTCGGCAACGGTATCGCCGATATCAACCCCGACGATATCGAAAGCATCTCCGTGCTGAAAGGTCCCGGCGCTACCGCGCTGTACGGCAGCCGCGCGGCCAACGGAGCGGTGCTGATTACCACCAAATCCGGTAAAACCCGCAAAGGACTGGGTATCTCCCTCAACTCCAATAACAGCTGGGACGTTATCACCCGCTGGCCCGATTATCAATACGAGTACGGCCAGGGCGATGGTAAAACAAACTATAACGCCGACGGTGAAATGTTTTATTCCTACGGTGTATCCGCCGACGGCCGCAACACCGGCGGCAGCTCCAGCGCTTTCGGTCCCAAATTCAATGGACAGATGTACTACCAGTACGATCCCACCCGTTTCGGACAAGGTGCGGAAAGAACGCCCTGGGTACCTTACAAAGACAACCGCAAATCCTACTGGCAAACAGGACGTACCTCCACCAATAGTATCACCCTCGATAATTCGGGCGACCTGGGAACGGTACGCGCTTCGCTCACCCATACCGACAACAAATGGATCATGCCTTCCATGGGTTTCAAGCGGACCACCGCTTCCGTGAATGCAGGGTATAAAATTTCCAGCAAGATCAAGGTGAGCTCCGTGGTGAATTACACCAACAAAACTTCCGATAACCTGCCGGGCCTGGGTTACAATAACCACTCCATCGCTTATTTCATGATCTTCCAGAACCCGAACGTAGACCTGAACTGGTACCGTCCGCTCTGGCGCCCCGGCTTCGAGGGTATCGACATGATCCGCCCGTACAGCTCGTTCATCGACAACCCGTTTGCCATGACCGATGAGATCAAGAACGGCCTTCGCAGCAACCAGCTCACCGGTAACCTGAAAGTAGACGCGCAGATCACACCGAAGATCAGCCTGATGCTGCGCTCCGGCATCAACACTAACCAGCAGGCCCGCGACCAGCGCCGCCCCTGGGATATCAACCGCTACGGACAAGGCTTCTACCAGACGCAGCAGGTGTACAGCCAGGAGATCAACAGCGACTTCCTTTTGTCTTACCGCGACGCATTCAACAATGGCAATTTCACCCTGAACGCTTCCGTGGGCGCCAATTCCATGACCAGCCAGTACAAGCGTAACGATAATACGCTGATCGGACTGGTGGTACCGGGTGTGTATAAAATGACGAATGGTATCGGCAACCCGCTCGTGGCGACCTACGATGCCGATAAGAAAGTAAACAGCGTGTACGGGTTGATCAACATGGGATACCGTGAAAGGATCTTCCTCGATCTGACCGGCCGTAACGACTGGTCGAGCACGCTGCCGCAGGAAAACTGGTCGTTCTTCTATCCTTCCGCCAACCTCAGCGTGATCCTGAGCGAGATGATCCAGATGCCGGAAGCGGTCAGCTTTGCGAAATACCGTTTGTCTGCCGCACAGGTAGGTAACGACACCGATCCTTACAGAACGAACAAATATTACAACCGCAGCGACTTCCCCAGCTCCGCTGAAGCGCCTACGCAGTTGTACAACCTGCACTTCAAACCTGAAATCGCGACCAGCATCGAAACCGGACTTGACCTGGGTTTCTTCAAGAACAGGCTGCGTGTGGATGCATCCGTGTATCAGACCAATACCAAAAACCAGATCCTGTCTGTTCCCCTGGAACACTCATCCGGCTTTAGCTCCGCTATCCTGAATTCCGGCGAGATCCGCAACCGCGGCGTGGAACTGATCGTGACCGCCACACCGGTTAAAACCAAGCATTTCAGCTGGAATGTGATCGCTACCTGGGCCACTACCCGCAGCAAGGTGATCAGCCTTGATCCGAGATTAGGCGGCAAGCTGTCGATCATGGGCTCTTCCAGCGCCACGCTCACCGCCGTTGAAGGCGAGATTGCTTCCGCGCTGTATGGCCTGAAGTTCGAGCGCGCTCCGGATGGCCAGATCGTGTACAGCAACGGTTTGCCCGTTGTGACCCAAACTACCGAATACATCGGCGATACCAACCCCGACTGGAGAGCCGGTCTCGTGAACAACCTGACTTACAAAAACTTCCGCCTGAGCGCTACGTTCGACGGCCAGTACGGCGGCATCCTTTATTCGCACTCCCACCACAAAATGACCGAGCAGGGTAAACTGAAACATACCCTGAAAGGCCGTGAAGAAGGCTGGATCGTGGGTGAAGGCGTGGAAAAGAAGGCGGATGGTTCTTATGCACCGAATACGACGAGGGTTCGTCCTGCCGACTACTACGCGCAATATTACCGCCTGAACAACACGGAAGCAAACTCATTCAACGCTTCCTGGCTGAAGTTCCGTGAAGTGTCCGTGGAGTACTCGCTGCCGGCGAAGCTCGTGGGTAATTCCTTCCTGAAAGGCGCGAGCGTGGCGGTATATGGCCGTAACCTGGCGGTGTGGTCCGACTTCCCGATTTATGATCCTGAAGTGGCGACTCAGGCAGGCGGTACCGGTATCCTGACCGGTGTGGAAGTTGGGCAGATGCCGAACCCTGCCACCTTTGGCTTCAACCTGAAAGTAAAACTGTAA
- a CDS encoding ATP-binding protein encodes MRYPAYILTTFAGWVNQIISAGSKGLPEEKAHKIRTVNSICLITALLAVSIGYFFYLYSGENGILIPAIFEGALFLGIIVLNKNKKYEAASLGVMLAHCLCALYFAAILGKIINISLILVFIFGISFLVYRKRWQRITGITAAILTLIALEVNYYYNIVPPLQLAEEFQYLLRWVALPCFLLFDALVLGYFVQDIRENKILLNQVSMLIFKTSHEMRNNLASNSILIDLLNAEIKDNPEYEKLKHYVEQLSTINSGMRNIVTNVLNMGEIENGSASGIHPETFELRAFIDGIIKIQQIKAESRKLDIQLAYDEALPVYIESDPLQLNIAITNLISNAVKYGREETPVLVRLSGINNNRSLEISVANQCPDIPQEKIKLLFNKFMTAKHNKRIEGSGLGLYIVRSIMDQFEGTYHVTSQNGLTTFTISFPLVAGQSPETAAPQQAIHQLAGLNLSFAEDDLMQNKLLSSLLQSFGCAITSSIDGRQLLEKLESNPTLPDCIILDDNMHALSGPETLRALKSDVRFKHIPVIMITGKGGPTEHWTELGARGVIRKPYDRFTLLQQLSQHLQSQTLA; translated from the coding sequence ATGCGCTACCCCGCCTACATACTGACAACCTTTGCCGGATGGGTGAATCAAATTATTTCCGCAGGTTCTAAGGGTTTGCCCGAAGAGAAGGCGCACAAAATACGGACGGTTAATAGTATCTGCCTGATTACGGCATTGCTAGCCGTGTCCATCGGATACTTCTTCTACCTGTATTCGGGAGAAAACGGCATTCTGATTCCTGCTATTTTTGAAGGGGCCTTGTTTTTGGGAATTATCGTCCTGAACAAGAACAAAAAGTATGAGGCTGCCAGCCTGGGAGTGATGCTCGCGCATTGCCTGTGCGCCTTGTATTTTGCAGCTATTCTCGGGAAGATCATTAATATTTCCCTCATATTGGTTTTCATCTTCGGCATCAGCTTCCTGGTGTACCGGAAGCGCTGGCAGCGAATTACGGGCATTACCGCGGCAATCCTGACACTGATCGCGCTGGAAGTCAATTACTATTACAATATCGTACCGCCTTTACAATTGGCGGAAGAATTTCAATATCTCCTTCGCTGGGTGGCTTTGCCCTGTTTCCTGCTCTTTGACGCGCTCGTGCTGGGATATTTCGTGCAGGATATCCGGGAAAATAAAATCCTCCTGAACCAGGTTTCCATGCTCATCTTCAAAACCTCCCACGAAATGCGGAACAACCTAGCGTCCAACTCTATCCTCATAGATCTCCTCAATGCCGAAATCAAGGACAACCCGGAGTATGAAAAACTGAAGCATTATGTGGAACAACTTTCCACCATCAATTCCGGCATGCGTAATATCGTCACTAATGTGCTGAACATGGGCGAGATCGAAAATGGCAGCGCCTCCGGGATACACCCGGAAACGTTCGAGCTGCGCGCATTTATTGACGGCATCATCAAAATCCAGCAGATCAAAGCGGAATCCCGTAAACTGGACATTCAACTGGCATACGACGAAGCCCTACCCGTCTACATCGAAAGCGATCCCCTCCAGCTCAACATCGCCATCACCAACCTCATCTCCAACGCCGTTAAATACGGCCGGGAAGAAACTCCCGTCCTGGTGCGCCTCTCGGGCATCAACAACAACCGTTCGCTGGAAATTTCCGTCGCCAACCAATGCCCTGACATCCCGCAGGAAAAAATCAAACTGCTGTTCAATAAATTCATGACCGCGAAACATAACAAACGGATCGAAGGCTCCGGGCTCGGATTGTATATCGTTCGCAGCATCATGGACCAATTCGAAGGAACTTACCACGTAACGAGCCAGAACGGCCTTACCACCTTCACCATTTCCTTCCCGCTCGTTGCCGGCCAGTCTCCCGAAACCGCTGCGCCACAACAAGCCATCCACCAATTGGCAGGCCTGAACCTAAGCTTCGCGGAAGACGATCTCATGCAAAACAAATTGCTTTCCTCCCTGCTGCAATCTTTCGGCTGCGCCATTACGTCGAGCATCGACGGGCGCCAGCTGCTCGAAAAGCTCGAAAGCAACCCTACCCTGCCCGACTGCATCATTCTTGACGATAACATGCACGCCCTGAGCGGACCCGAAACGCTGCGCGCCCTCAAGTCCGACGTGCGTTTCAAACACATCCCCGTGATCATGATCACCGGCAAAGGCGGCCCAACCGAGCATTGGACGGAACTCGGCGCGCGAGGCGTTATCCGCAAACCTTATGACAGATTTACCCTCTTACAGCAATTAAGCCAGCACCTGCAATCGCAGACACTGGCTTAA
- a CDS encoding terpene synthase family protein yields MKEILNANALQYSFTHKLNENAAAMEAVLRTWIETDYNWLPDKMKFKYGKTGMGHCGGCIFPHASMEQLTAICRFFIWAFTVDDIHERSDPAEIDRIRKISLDGLRYGRFASEEEIFNSLPKMREELLSIASPKWLDRFCNSLDRYFDGLQEEVAYRVPQVFPDFETFVNIRMKAVNVYSMIHLCEAITGTTLPDAVVQHPVIDRLEQLSCSIQAWSNDYFSAHLEKGNDVMNLVLIIENERGCSLSEAYLEALAIHDADAVEFVALTQQLPDFGRWNGAVRQYAENLQLMIAGNLFWTLNLTERYKKGGHPSEDLAKVKELAA; encoded by the coding sequence ATGAAAGAGATCCTTAATGCCAATGCACTGCAGTATTCCTTCACTCACAAACTCAACGAGAATGCCGCAGCCATGGAAGCCGTTCTCCGTACCTGGATCGAGACGGACTATAACTGGCTGCCAGATAAAATGAAGTTCAAATACGGCAAAACGGGGATGGGGCATTGCGGCGGCTGTATCTTTCCACATGCATCGATGGAGCAACTGACGGCGATCTGCCGTTTTTTTATTTGGGCTTTTACGGTGGATGATATTCATGAACGTTCCGACCCTGCCGAAATCGATCGTATCCGCAAAATTTCGCTGGACGGTTTGCGGTACGGGCGTTTCGCTTCCGAAGAGGAAATTTTTAATTCGCTTCCGAAGATGCGTGAAGAGTTGCTGTCGATCGCTTCTCCAAAATGGCTGGATCGTTTTTGCAATAGCCTCGACCGTTATTTCGACGGTTTGCAGGAGGAAGTTGCATATCGCGTTCCGCAGGTCTTTCCCGATTTCGAAACCTTCGTGAACATCCGCATGAAAGCGGTGAACGTGTATTCGATGATCCATCTCTGCGAAGCCATCACAGGTACCACGCTCCCCGATGCTGTGGTGCAGCATCCCGTTATCGACCGGCTGGAACAGTTGTCGTGCAGCATCCAGGCGTGGTCGAACGATTACTTCTCCGCTCACCTAGAGAAGGGGAACGACGTGATGAACCTGGTGTTGATCATTGAAAACGAAAGGGGTTGCTCTTTAAGCGAAGCATACCTCGAAGCATTGGCCATTCATGACGCGGACGCAGTGGAATTTGTAGCCCTTACGCAGCAGCTACCGGATTTCGGCAGATGGAACGGAGCGGTGCGGCAATACGCGGAAAACCTTCAGCTAATGATCGCCGGCAATCTTTTCTGGACATTGAACCTGACGGAACGTTACAAAAAAGGCGGTCATCCTTCTGAAGACCTGGCCAAAGTCAAGGAGCTTGCGGCTTAA
- a CDS encoding dihydrofolate reductase family protein: MRKLFVSNLASLDGYIAGPNREIDWHNVDGEYESYGVKMMNSSGAILFGRITYDLMAGYWPGATDNNPEVTRKMNELPKYVFSNSLQSVSWNNAHLVKEPMESFVRKLKEEDGNDIVLLGSGTIVAQLTALRLIDEYRIFTVPVLLGGGIPAFPPGFGRTGLELVSSREFSEGNVLNTYWVK; the protein is encoded by the coding sequence ATGCGTAAACTTTTTGTTTCCAACCTTGCATCGCTCGACGGCTATATCGCCGGGCCCAACCGCGAAATTGACTGGCACAATGTGGACGGCGAATATGAATCCTACGGCGTAAAAATGATGAATTCATCGGGCGCCATTCTTTTCGGCCGGATCACTTATGACCTGATGGCGGGCTACTGGCCCGGGGCCACGGATAATAACCCGGAAGTAACGCGAAAGATGAACGAACTGCCCAAATACGTGTTCTCCAACAGCCTCCAATCTGTTAGCTGGAACAACGCGCACCTGGTAAAGGAGCCGATGGAAAGCTTTGTAAGAAAGCTGAAGGAAGAAGACGGCAACGATATCGTGCTCCTGGGCAGCGGTACCATCGTTGCGCAGCTGACGGCGCTCCGCCTGATCGACGAATACCGCATATTTACGGTACCCGTTCTGCTGGGCGGCGGAATTCCCGCATTCCCGCCCGGATTCGGCCGCACGGGGCTGGAACTGGTGTCTTCCCGCGAATTCAGTGAAGGGAATGTCCTGAACACCTATTGGGTGAAGTAA
- a CDS encoding DinB family protein — MNTQEVAQAGKVAAWLLLYDGHTPMFHFVLEGLTEADARKRLDTPANHPIWLAGSLVQERFEMANVLGLQEKQQAHELFDNHKGIQPDAEYPSLDTLRADWERITPMLREAFAKATSDQLNGPNPWPMPGMDEINLLDMLLYCIDRESYCIGQLGLWRRLLNYPPMRYQ, encoded by the coding sequence ATGAATACACAAGAAGTGGCGCAAGCAGGCAAAGTGGCGGCATGGCTGCTGCTGTACGACGGGCATACGCCCATGTTCCATTTCGTGCTGGAAGGGCTCACCGAAGCAGATGCCCGCAAACGGCTCGATACCCCGGCCAACCATCCCATCTGGCTGGCAGGAAGTTTGGTGCAGGAACGGTTTGAAATGGCCAATGTTTTGGGATTGCAGGAAAAACAACAAGCCCACGAATTGTTCGACAACCACAAAGGCATCCAGCCCGACGCGGAATATCCTTCCCTGGATACGCTTCGTGCCGATTGGGAACGCATCACACCGATGCTCCGCGAAGCCTTCGCCAAAGCCACCAGCGATCAGTTGAACGGTCCCAACCCCTGGCCCATGCCGGGTATGGATGAGATCAACCTGCTGGATATGTTGTTATATTGCATCGACCGGGAATCCTATTGCATCGGTCAGCTGGGGCTCTGGCGCCGGCTGCTCAATTACCCGCCGATGCGTTACCAGTAA
- a CDS encoding MFS transporter, whose product MKPFYAILINSIVAGITNTFVWFAVTFWVYLETKSVLTTSWMAGIYIGTVAVSGFYLGSIVDHYKKKRVMMLSSVASLVFFALAALVYAITPAATFKNPESAVLWVFIVLSLLGALAGNLRYITLPTVVTILVPEDTRDKANGLVGTANGTAFLVASVFSGLAIGLLGIFWTMAAAVAGTMLCIFHLSFVKMEETLVREAHNEKPRLDVRGTIQIVRQIPGLFGLIFFNTFNNFLGGVFMALMDPYGLSLVSVEVWGVLWGVLSLGFIVGGIAVSRTGLGRQPIRTLFMCNIVMWTICIFFALQASIVLLAVGMFVYLCLIPVVEAAEQTIIQKVIPLERQGRVFGFAQSIEQAASPLTAIMIGPLAHFFFIPFMTDGEGARLIGPWFGTGLDRGIALVFTLTGILGLAVTLIAKRTRAYTHLLKIA is encoded by the coding sequence ATGAAACCGTTTTACGCAATATTGATCAATTCCATCGTTGCCGGCATTACCAACACTTTCGTATGGTTTGCCGTCACCTTTTGGGTGTACCTCGAAACCAAATCCGTTCTCACCACCTCCTGGATGGCGGGTATCTACATCGGTACGGTCGCCGTTTCCGGGTTTTACCTCGGTTCCATTGTGGACCATTACAAGAAAAAGCGCGTCATGATGCTGTCGAGCGTGGCTTCGTTGGTGTTTTTCGCACTGGCGGCCCTCGTGTATGCCATCACCCCGGCGGCGACTTTCAAAAACCCGGAAAGCGCGGTGCTATGGGTTTTTATTGTGCTCTCGCTCCTGGGCGCCCTCGCGGGCAACCTGCGCTACATCACGCTGCCTACGGTCGTAACGATCCTCGTGCCGGAAGATACCCGCGATAAAGCCAACGGGCTCGTGGGCACCGCCAACGGCACCGCTTTCCTCGTGGCCTCTGTGTTCAGCGGACTGGCCATCGGCCTGCTGGGCATCTTCTGGACGATGGCCGCGGCGGTAGCCGGTACTATGCTCTGTATCTTCCACCTCTCGTTCGTGAAAATGGAAGAAACGCTCGTGCGGGAAGCGCATAACGAAAAGCCGCGGCTCGATGTGCGGGGTACCATCCAGATCGTGCGGCAGATCCCCGGTTTGTTCGGGCTGATTTTTTTCAACACGTTCAACAACTTCCTGGGCGGGGTTTTTATGGCGCTGATGGATCCCTACGGCTTGTCGCTCGTGTCGGTGGAAGTATGGGGCGTGCTCTGGGGCGTGCTGAGCCTGGGTTTCATCGTGGGCGGCATCGCCGTATCGCGCACAGGGCTGGGCAGGCAACCCATCCGGACGCTGTTCATGTGCAATATCGTGATGTGGACCATCTGCATCTTCTTCGCGCTGCAGGCTTCCATCGTATTGCTGGCGGTTGGGATGTTCGTGTACCTCTGCCTTATCCCCGTTGTGGAAGCGGCGGAGCAGACCATCATCCAGAAAGTGATCCCGCTGGAACGGCAGGGCCGCGTGTTCGGGTTTGCGCAAAGCATCGAACAGGCGGCGTCGCCGCTAACGGCGATCATGATTGGCCCGCTGGCGCATTTCTTCTTCATTCCGTTTATGACCGACGGGGAAGGGGCCAGGCTGATCGGCCCGTGGTTCGGTACAGGGCTGGACCGCGGCATCGCACTCGTTTTCACCCTCACGGGCATACTGGGGCTCGCGGTAACGCTCATCGCGAAGCGGACCCGCGCTTATACCCATTTGTTGAAAATCGCTTAA
- a CDS encoding KTSC domain-containing protein, which translates to MPSTVIRHMRYNPETEVLVITFVSGKVYAYQPVPPDMYARMLQSGSKGQFFNRFIRHQFDYRQLDN; encoded by the coding sequence ATGCCATCCACCGTTATCCGGCATATGCGCTACAATCCCGAAACGGAGGTGCTCGTCATCACTTTCGTTTCCGGTAAAGTATATGCCTACCAGCCCGTGCCACCGGATATGTATGCCCGCATGCTGCAATCGGGCTCGAAAGGCCAGTTCTTCAACCGGTTTATCCGCCACCAGTTCGATTATCGCCAGCTTGATAACTAG
- a CDS encoding ion transporter, translating into MYPDQYTRCHARQRRKPARPLRRPFFALEWLFTILFTIEYILRLSCIHKPQRFVFSLFGIIDLLALIPSYLSFLFAGAQSLLVLRALRLLRIFRIFRLVHFISEMRFLTVAMGRSMRKISIFILFVLTCVIILGSVIYLVEKDNPGFSSIPQSIYWAIVTITTVGYGDVAPATPLGKFIASFIMLLGYGIIAVPTGIVTTEMAHAYREKGHSANACPGCGREGHNTDARCCKYCGTKL; encoded by the coding sequence TTGTATCCTGACCAGTATACTCGTTGTCATGCTCGACAGCGTCGAAAGCCTGCACGTCCGCTACGGCGGCCTTTTTTTGCCCTTGAATGGCTCTTCACCATTCTATTTACCATCGAATACATCCTCCGGCTCAGTTGCATCCATAAGCCGCAACGGTTCGTTTTCAGCCTTTTCGGGATCATCGATCTCCTGGCCCTCATTCCTTCTTACCTCAGCTTCTTATTCGCCGGCGCGCAATCCCTGCTGGTACTCCGCGCCCTGCGCCTCCTCCGCATCTTCCGGATCTTCCGGCTCGTACACTTCATCTCCGAAATGCGCTTCCTGACGGTTGCGATGGGCCGCAGCATGCGCAAGATCAGCATCTTCATACTGTTCGTACTCACCTGCGTCATCATCCTCGGATCGGTAATCTACCTGGTGGAAAAAGATAATCCCGGCTTCTCCAGCATTCCCCAGTCCATTTACTGGGCTATCGTGACCATCACCACCGTAGGCTATGGAGACGTGGCGCCGGCTACCCCGCTGGGCAAGTTCATCGCCAGCTTCATCATGCTCCTCGGCTACGGTATCATCGCAGTGCCCACCGGCATCGTGACCACCGAAATGGCACATGCCTACCGCGAAAAAGGGCACTCCGCCAATGCATGCCCCGGTTGCGGGCGCGAAGGACATAATACCGACGCCAGATGCTGCAAATACTGCGGTACCAAACTCTAA